In Ananas comosus cultivar F153 linkage group 14, ASM154086v1, whole genome shotgun sequence, the genomic stretch CACGAGTCTCGatcgtgactcggcccacctgacCTCACGTCACTttaaacatgactcggcccaacccagcctcacgtcatttcgaacatgactcggcccacatggcctcccgccacagggcaggatgctggcccatttaagccaacatacaCGATACACCTAGTTCAAAAAGTATATGATTTAGCCtattcttactttagtatcctatgatttaaagtgtatcacttaaGTACTCTGcggttttattattatttttttcgtcaGCCCCCCGTTAACTCTCCtttaaaacatattaaaaaaatacttcaaatatttccgtgctttatcgaatattcactttagtattccgtagtttataaaattttattttagtatcctataactttaactttctcactgatttaagaaaaaaattaacggagaaaataacggaaagagaaaaacgataccatagggtactaaaatgatacagTCAGATTAAATGATACTAAAGTGTAATAGTGTTAAATCATAGGGGCAATATTTGAAGAtttttcctatatttttttttatagaatgaatattttatattcttttgatTCTAATTAAGTATTCAAAAAAGAACATTgatatgacaaaaaaaaaaaaaatcactagttAGAAGATTAGAACGTAAATTTTACAACGGTGCCTACAGTGTATGGCCATGTGGGTAGTATATTAATTGCTCTAATTTTAAGTGTTATTACGTGCATGAAAATCCTAttgaaaaagtaaaagataGGATAAGACAAGTGATGGGGTATCCTCTTGCAATAGTATGCACGTGATATGTACGGACAAATAAGAGGGCCATGTGGCGCAAAGCCCATTCTGGCACATCTTTTTCGATCTCCACGTATTCCAATTAACTGTTCATTTCTTgtatcctttttccttttttctctttccctttttttgtttttttttgtttggtttgtgaAAGCAAGAACACAGAAGTGTTCACCACTGGCTTATATATCTAGGACACTGACCACAAATTAAGAATGCGGTTACCAATGCccactaatttaattaataattgttGTGTTGTATGCATGCTTATTTTGTTGATCTACATAGATTTGAGAGCTATGCTATGCGCGACAATTAATATAGATCACGAATTAACTTATACACTTGTGTACAATTGTCGCCGTTCACATGTAAGTCCGTGGCAAGCATCAAACATACACGCATTCATAATTTCCTTTTGgttatatatttatcaaatatagATGATAGAttcttctcaaaaaaaaaaaaaaaaaaaaatttgatggatgATGATATGTTGATTTACCTTGATTCCTTttggttcatatatatatattatatatatatatatatatatatatatatatatatatatattatatatatatataatatatatatatatatatatgtagtaccctcttttttccttctcacacattttctttttttctttttgaggcTTCGACATTACGTATATTCATGAACACGTGCTGGTAATTAAGGTccctattttttctttctcttttctctttttaattttatactttacTCAATTCGCTTCTCCATTTTGATGTTACGCATGGTTGTTGTGGAGTGAATATAAATAGCGCTACCTCTCAGCGCGAtctgcaaatatatccctctccttttctttttattaaaggCGATGATCTGTGAATATATAGCCATTAATCTCGACAgccataattttatatttattgtgaaATAATCGTTTGTTTTTTAAAACTTAGTTATGAACTCATAATCTGCTCCTCTACTAAAAGTCTAAATTGTCgtaatatatttaacacttaCGCTTTATTAGgttctttattttgttttggttttttatttttcgttatatattatatagttttaatttggtaagtaaAATGAGCTAGTGCATCCCAGAGAACAGAGTAGAAGCAAACAAATAATCCATTAAACGAGGACACAACTACAGTTGCTCACCAATTTGAAAAACACGAAAATACATGATTACATGAACATATTGGACAATTGCACTGCACCAAAACAAAATTGCAATAAAATcaaaaggctttttttttttattctttggggACAAACAAGAACGCTTTAGCAACTTGGACATCCTCTCATGTCACACATCAACTAAACCCCACACCATTTTTCTCCCTCCTTAAAATCACCACCGGTGCGTTCATCCAAAGAACCTGCATTTGCATTGACACACTCACTCATGTCAATAAACTccaaaaaagaaacaaacttaTAAATAACGTCactataaaaattattgtttgTGCGGGAATTTGATTGTTATATATTATGATCATTTTTAGTATAtctgatttatttttaatagaagaTGACTCTATTAACATTCTTATCATAATTAACAAAGTACAAGATGTAATGGAAGTATGCTTAAAGACAAAATGTCATGTACATGatcttgtgtgtgtgtgtgtgcgcgcgcgcgcgcgcgagagagagagagagagagagagtacctaAAACTCATGCGTGTGTGCATGCAAGTCTAAGTGATTCAAATGGTGCAAGTGTAGCCCGGAGGTGGGGTCTTGCCGCAGGTGAGGAGGAGCTGGAGGGCGAGGGGGAGGTAGATGTTGATGTTGAGCAGCTTGATCTTGATGGTGGTGCAGAGGCAGACGGCCGCCTCAATCTCCACCAGCCCCTCCAGCAGCGGGCAGCACTTGTTCACCACCGGGTCCCCGATCCCGATGTGCACCAGCCCCCCCAGCAGATCCACGCATGCTCCTGAAAGCATATTAGAACACGTACCATTCTCtcacagcttaaacttttatacAAAAATAGCTTTCATGTGGGCACCACATTTAAAGCTCTACGATCTTCTCAGTATTAAAGTAGGAGGTTTTGAGTTCAATGATTGTCTCACACATACCTAGTTTGAGAGTGTCCACGGGGCACGACGCCGGTGGCGCAGGGGTCACCGGCGTTACAGGCGGAGGGGGGCAGGGGGTGGCTCCAGACCCTGGCGAGGGAGTCGTCGGGGGTCCGACAACCGGAGGGACCGGGGGGCCGATAACCGGAGGGACGGGGGGACCGACGATCGGAGGGAGAACAATGGGTGGCCTGGGGGGAAGCTGCGGAACCCTCGGAGGACCGACGATCGGCGGGACGGTAATGGGGCCCTTAGGCGTCCTGGTCTTGGGGGGGCGGGGCGTCTTCGGCCCCTTCGGCGGCTTCACGATGACCGGGCCCCCCTTCGGGGGCTTCGACTTGGGGggcttagggttagggttagggttcggcGGGCAGTAGCCGCAGGACACGATGGGAGTGATAGAAGAGAGGAAGAGCATGAAGGTGAGGAGAAGAGCTGTGGCCTTGGAGGTGGAGTGCTCCATACTTGATgggctctctccctctcctctaactcttctcctctctcaatttctctctctagggtggTGTGGAGAATACAGGGNGGGAAGTAGGGGGTCAGGTGGACGCCCACGGCGAGGGTTATAAAGAGGGCGCCGCTGAAGAAGAGCATCTTGTTGCGGCTCAGGTGCCACCCCGCCATGCCCATCGGCACGAACAGCACCACGCACGCCGCCAACACCCCCAgctgcgccgccgccaccatcaCAACCACCGGCTCAGATCGGTGCGCCGCCCATCGCTCTATACGCGGGGATCGGCGCACGTTAACGTGCGTGGAAATCGGGGGGCGACGACGTTAAGTGATGATAGGAGGGAAGCGGTGGTTGGACTTTTCGGTAGCGAGCGACCATCACCGCGAAAAGAACGGGACAACGGAAGCGGCGAGAGAGGAACAGCTTAGCACCGTGCGCGAGTCCACGCTAACGTGCGCCGCGGCGATCGATTTCCAGGTTCGCCCACTACCTGAATTTCCCGTCCTACCCCCGAATAAAAGTCAGACTACATTTCATTTCGCTGGGATATATTCGTAAATTCGCATAGTTATATCGCCTAAGTATCGACTATAGACACGCGGCCACGTTCCGCCAATCACATCACAAGGAATACAAATCGAGACGAGATGATTTTTGctttaatataatagataataatatttttcgcTACATTCATCAGTCCGAAGCTTGAAAGAAAATACACTAAACAACCCCCAATTAAAACCCTACTTTACGCAGAAGCGCCCTTTCGGggaaagatgaagaagaagaagaagaagaagcgctTCTAGGATCAGCCGCCGAAGCCGTAGAGGGTGCGGCCCTGGCGTTTGAGGGCGTAGACGACGTCCATGGCGGTGACGGTCTTGCGGCGGGCGTGCTCAGTGTAGGTGACGGCGTCGCGGATGACGTTCTCGAGGAAGATCTTGAGCACGCCGCGCGTCTCCTCGTAGATGAGACCGCTGATGCGCTTCACGCCACCGCGCCGCGCCAGGCGCCGGATCGCCGGCTTCGTGATCCCCTGGATGTTGTCGCGGAGCACCTTGCGATGGCGCTTCGCCCCGCCCTTTCCCAGCCCCTTCCCTCCCTTGCCACGCCCCGACATTGCCGCCGCTACTGctgcttcctcttcttcttcgtcctcctcctcagGTCGGCGTTaaggaattagggttttgagcGGACGAGATGATTGAGAGCGAGATGGGTAGGGACTCGGAACATTTGGGGGGCATTATATACGCGAcgggatttggggattttttttttcggagaGGGAAGCGAAAGATCGGGATTTGAAGTAGCAAATCTGAGGAGACCGCGCTTTGATTGGATCCGAGGTGAGTTGTCCGTGGCCGTTGGATTGGGTATCGACGGCTGCTGCAGGGAGGATGGGTTGGCTGCGGATCGATGACGTGGCGGGATCACCTCGAAATCGGGCGCGCAGGAGTATACAACTTTTTGTTTTCCATTTTATTACTGCTGTGCCATTAGGCCCATCATGAGCCCAGATCCTTAGTCTCCCGTCACGGACTGGGCCTAATCAACTAgcccaaaacaaaacaaaaaaaacaaaaaaaaacgttcaaaattttaatgccgTGAAATTTTCTTCATCTTCGTCATCatcgtcgtcttcttcctcttcttctctttcgaACCCCAAGTCCTCCTCCCCCATGAGAGCTCTGAAGAAATCGGCGGTGCTCTACCACTACCCGTGCCCGGACGGCGCTTTCGCCGCCCTCGCCGCGCACCTCTACTTCGCCGGCGCTTCCCTTCCGGTCCTCTTCTTCCCAAACACCGTCTACGATCCTATCCGGtacttttaaattcaatttgGCTCAACAGATGTTGTTTTCGGTACCCAATTTGAGTATAAAAATACACCGACCGTAAACTCCGTAGTAATAATCGCTGAGTTTTAGTATTTTGGAACTATAGTTTGAGCCTAACGAGTTGAGTTATTATTGGTAGTAGTTGCATTTGATATCTAagccggagccggagccggagcgATGAATCATAgtgttaaataaatatattatttcttttctgtTCTGTTACTTGATGTAGTGTTACTCATGCTACTTTCGTCTCTTCCAGGAGCGACTCTCTCCCTTTGGATGAAATCAGTGATGTTTACCTCCTGGATTTCGTGGGACCCCCCGGTTTTGTCGCTGACTTGTCTTCCAAAGTTGACAGGTCTGTCTCAGTTCATTCCCCGGCGACGAACATAATATGGATATCGAAAATACATTTACTAAATTCGGAGATCCTAGATGCATTATTCCTCTATCTCATTGCTTTCAATAGCTGcgtagttaaaaaaatatatatatgatttataatttactcTTACCTTTTGATAGTTGTTATCTTCCAAGATTTAACATTCTCTAGCATTTGCTGTCCTTACTGCTCGTTTTTTCAGAGTGACTGTCTTAGACCATCATAAGACCGCATTAGAAACTTTATGTGGAAATGCTGCGATTCCGGAGAACCTTGAAAAGGTCATAGATATGAAGAGAAGCGGTGCCACAATTGCGTTTGATTTCTTCAGGGAGAAGCTTTCGGCAAAAG encodes the following:
- the LOC109720505 gene encoding 36.4 kDa proline-rich protein-like, with the protein product MEHSTSKATALLLTFMLFLSSITPIVSCGYCPPNPNPNPKPPKSKPPKGGPVIVKPPKGPKTPRPPKTRTPKGPITVPPIVGPPRVPQLPPRPPIVLPPIVGPPVPPVIGPPVPPVVGPPTTPSPGSGATPCPPPPVTPVTPAPPASCPVDTLKLGACVDLLGGLVHIGIGDPVVNKCCPLLEGLVEIEAAVCLCTTIKIKLLNINIYLPLALQLLLTCGKTPPPGYTCTI
- the LOC109720507 gene encoding histone H4, with amino-acid sequence MSGRGKGGKGLGKGGAKRHRKVLRDNIQGITKPAIRRLARRGGVKRISGLIYEETRGVLKIFLENVIRDAVTYTEHARRKTVTAMDVVYALKRQGRTLYGFGG